The Myripristis murdjan unplaced genomic scaffold, fMyrMur1.1, whole genome shotgun sequence genome segment tttgttttcactttaaacAAAATCCAAAAGTTTTACCTGTATTTTACCTCACCTTGTTTTGCTGTTCATTGTTGCAAACCTTGAACTGTTTGACCCTTTAATATTAATGGCATGGGATGTAGCTTGCTAGACAGCCGTTGTTTCAAGTTGAtgttaaaacacaaattaattgTCAGGCCTACCTCATTTTTATTAGCAACACCTACCTCagatctgattttatttatttatttttatttaatgcaaGAAGGCTGCAATTGTTGTCGagtatattcttttttttaatttattttattttattagaataTGTCAGGCTTTATTTAATAcctattttacttcatttattttttatttattttatttatttattttattttatttatttatttatttatttgttatttttatacttatGACAAAAGAgtggtttaaaaatatattgtttaattttttttatcttgactGTTTTAAAGTCCTTAAGAGTTGTTTAATCATGTTGGTTCATAATAAAATCAGCAAATTAGAACATGGATGtatttctaaccctaaccctaaccctttccagaatttccctggttgggatcaataaagtatatctatctatctatctatctatctatgaataTCAGAGCAGGCATTCCTCATCACTCAACATGAGCTGCTTCATCAGGTAAGAATCACAGAAACCTTAGAGACTAAAATCTATTGGTTAGACTAGAttgtttaattaacattagtGTCAATCAGCATTAAGACTAAAAAAATACTAATGACAAAAACtcgactaaaatactttggatttacTTCGACTAAAACTTCGACTAAAAAGCCAAAACTTTTCATCGCCTAAGATGTgaccaaacaaaaaagaatacagttgactaaatatgactaaaaaaCTAATGAGGGCATTGGACACAAGACTGAGACTaaaacactggtgtgtgtgtgtgtgtgtgtgtgtgtgtgtgtgtgtgtgttgtgtgtgtttgtgtgtgtgtgagtgtgtgtgtgtgtgtgtgtgtgtgtttgtgtgtatgtgtgtcctctAACTGACCTCCACTCCGATCTCGAAGCCTCCTCCTAATCCAGCGATGCCGATGGCGGACGGCGCTGACCaacctgcgcacacacacacgcacgcacacacgcacacacacacgcacacacacacacacacacacacacacacgcacacacgcacacacgcacacacacacacacacacacacacgcagtaaaAACATGAACCACTCCAGATGTCTGCAGGCTGTTTTGCAGCTCAGCCTTCCTGGTCATGATGTCCTCTCTGGTTGCCGTGGTAACCGGCAGAGAAACAGCCGGCTCGCCCCGCAGCCGGCGGCGGCGCAGCGTCTCAGTCAGCTGACGCGCCGGCGCCCCGGGGTTTCTGTCTCCACGCCAAAACCCACAGAGCGTCACAGCCGGCGGGGCGAGGTTTAGACGGAATGTCCCTTTAGCTGAATGACTGATGACTCACGGCCTCAGGCGGCagatgattttttgtttttggagacaTTTTGAATTCTCCTTTTTATCTGAGCCAAGCCACGCTGCCACATCGCTTTACtgaattattacattataaagTTATGAAGACGGCGTGTCCGGGTCACCGGGTGTGttgggcggggtgggggggtggggggctaaAATAGTGTCTTATTGTAAGAGCAGGTCctgacacagagaaacacacacacacacacacacagactgtgctGTTTGCACCGGCACACCTTGCTGCCCGGCCCAACACCCAACACCCCCGCCcccaacacccaacacccaaACCCCAACACCCAAACCCCAACACCCAACACCCCCGCCcccaacacccaacacccaaaccccaacacccaacacccaaACCCCAACACCCCCGCCcccaacacccaacacccaaACCCCAACACCCCCGCCcccaacacccaacacccaaaccccaacacccaacacccaaACCCCAACACCCAAACCCCAACACCCAAACcccaacacccaacacccaacacccaacacccaacacccaaaccccaacacccaacacccaaACCCCAACACCCAAACCCCAACACCCAAACcccaacacccaacacccaacacccaacacccaacacccaaaccccaacacccaacacccaaACCCCAACACCCAAACCCCAACACCCAAACcccaacacccaacacccaaACCCCAACACCCAAACCCCAACACCCAAACcccaacacccaacacccaacacccaacacccaaACCCCAACACCCAAACCCCAACACCCAAACcccaacacccaacacccaaaccccaacacccaacacccaacacccaacacccaacacccaaACCCCAACACCCAAACcccaacacccaacacccaacacccaacaccccgcccccaacacccaacacccaTAACTCTCAACAACAAAGTGACTTTCATTCAGAGGGGAGACgctgcctttcaaagtaaaagccctCCCATGAGGTCAGAGGTAAAGGTCTCACGTCCGTCGGCGAGTCTGGCGATGACGATGCCGCTCCCGCCGCGAGCCGTGATCATGAAGCCCGCCTTGATGACGGAGATGATGGCTAAGCCCTGAGCCTTCGCTATGACAtgagctgcaacacacacacacacacacacacacacacacacacacgtgtttgaCAACATGAGTGAGTCACTCTCTCCAAACCAGATACATGTCATTAGATAATTGACAGTGAGATGACTCAGTGCAcgcaaaagaacaaaaaaagggtgtgacacacacacacacacacacacacacacacacacacacacacacacacacacacacacacacctacctggGATGAGTTTGTCCGGTCCGGTGCGGTTGGAGATTTCGGTGAACTCTCTCAGGATCTTGGCGGCTTTCTTCGCCTCCGACTTCAGATTGGAGGGGATGGGGTtgttcactgcacacacacacacacgcacacacacacacacacacacacacacacacacacacacacaaattaagaGTGCACTTTCATCAGTCACGTTGgccgggggggtgggggggtgcagAGGGGTCGCGTCCGGCAGGTAAGGGTGAGTCCTGCTCTGAGGTCATGTGACCCTCTGATGTGGCGCTGGCTGTCCCGGGTCGGGGTGACGTGGCGAGGGCGAGCGGCCCCGCCGTGCCCCGGCCGAGCCGCCTCACTGGCACGACCggtttcccagcatgccgtCTGCCTCCGCCGGCACATTCCAGCCTCATGACCTCAGCTCTGTTAtatcaccccccccaccccaccaaccccccaccccctcggtttcagccaatcacaggagGTCACATGGCGAGCAACAAGTCTGAGGAATTTCTGGAATCTCATCTGGAATGTCGAGCCCTGAGaggatctgacacacacacacacacacacacacacacacacacacgcatcacacacacacacacacacacacacacacacacacacacacacatcacacacacacacacacatcacacacacatatcacacacacgcatcacacacacacgcatcacacacacgcatcacacacacgcatcacacacacacacacacacacacacatcacacacacacacacacacatcacacacacatatcacacacacgcatcacacacacacgcatcacacacacgcatcacacacacgcatcacacacacgcatcacacacacacatgcatcacacacacacatgcatcacacacacacatcacacacacacacacacacacacacacacacacatcacagacacacacatcacacacacacacacacatcacacacacaccacacatcatacacatcatacacatcacacacacacacatcacacacacacacacacacatcatacacatcacacacatcacacacatcacacacacctcacacacacacatcacacacatcacacacacacatcatacacatcacacacacctcacacacacacatcacacacatcacacacacctcacacacacacatcacacacatcacacacacacatcatacacatcacacacacctcacacacacacatcacacacaatcacacacatcacacacacacatcatacacatcatacacatcacacacacacatcatacacatcacacacacctcacacacacacatcacacacaatgTGTGAAAAGCCACGGGACACGCCTGTCGGCCGCGGGACACGCCTGTCGGCCGCGGGACACGCCTGTCGGCCGCGGGACACGCCTGTCCGCCGCGGGACACGCCTGTCCGCCGCGGGACACGCCTGTCGGCCGCGGGACACGCCTGTCCGCCGCGGGACACGCCTGTCCGCCGCGGGACACGCCTGCAGCGGCAGCCCGTTAGCGGCTAGCGTTAGCCACCCCTGAAAGAAAGTTGTCGCTCGTCGTTCATGATGGAGTGAGACGTCTCACCCCGTCCCGTCTCTGCTGGCGGCTGCACGCGCTCAGTAGCGACCGGGCGGGGCGTTTGCAGTCGGGTCATGACAGGCGCCGACGGcgggaaaacacaacacacttcctgtctgctAGGTGGGCGTGGTCAGAGAGGCTCCGCCCAGCAGAACTCCTCCCTGTCCACCGCACGGCGGGTTAAGGTTTAGGGTTAGACAGGGTGTGGTCGCCCCACACGCCCCACACTGAGCCGTCCCAGATCAGGCTCTGCATCCTTCAGTCCGcgtctgaaggcccgtcccgtcccaacactctgaggGCACatcccgtcctgtcccgtcccgtcccaacactctgaaggcccgtcccgtcccgtcccgtcccgtcccaacactctgaaggcccgtcccgtcccaacactctgagggcccgtcccgtcctgtcccgtcccgtcccgtcccaacactctgaaggcccgtcccgtcccgtcccgtcccaacactctgaaggcccgtcccgtcccgtcccgtcccaacactctgaaggcccgtcccatCGCGCAGGATAAGGaataataaggaatataaggaataaatgccagagcagacatttaaacagtcaattaaaaagttactgtatatacagtaactttttaattgACTGTTATATAGtgaccttgaattaaaaggttactatatatatagtaaccttttaattcactgtttaaatgtctgttctggcatttattccttatattccttattagcgcatatcagatcagataatgtgtgatatgcatgtgtaaacagaataattcaaagaacttgtaactgactttttttcttgtctttgtgtgtgtaatcaacttgtgaatttttatagtgatatctgaaagtaaaatgttgaacccctttcccctgtgtgtcaaaaactgtgttttttggtaatatgtggtcataaataggtgattttcaaaactttccaccaatgggatttcttgggacttttccccctcactcaggacaaactgaggatacaaaatcagttgagtttgcttctcttgcaatttgtcctgggttttttcataaaatgactggactattatacacacacctggagacagacagacaggcaggtcagctcagagagacaggcaggcagacaggcaggtcagctcagagagacagacagacagacagacagacagacaggcaggtcagctcagagagacagacagacagacagacaggcaggcaggtcagctcagagagacaggcagacagacagacaggcaggcaggtcagctcagagagacaggcaggcagacaggcaggtcagctcagagagacagacagacagacagacagacaggcaggtcagctcagagagacaggcaggcagacaggcaggtcagctcagagagacaggcaggcagacaggcaggcaggtcagctcagagagacaggcaggcagacaggcaggtcagctcagagagacagacagacaggcaggcaggtcagctcagagagacagacagacagacagacagacagacaggcaggtcagctcagagagacaggcaggcagacaggcaggtcagctcagagagacaggcaggcagacaggcaggcaggtcagctcagagagacagacagacaggcaggcaggtcagctcagagagacagacagacaggcaggcaggtcagctcagagagacaggcaggcagacaggcaggtcagctcagagagacagacagacaggcaggcaggtcagctcagagagacagacagacagacaggcaggtcagctcagagagacagacaggcagacatgtGACTGTTCTGTGAGTGAAACAGCAGGAAGAGgctgttcattattattattattgttattattattgttgttgttgttgttgttgttgttgttgttgttattaaacTAATTCTATTAGGAGCCAGAGGAGTGACAGCTGGTGTCGTCATGGTAACGTGATGTCACAGTGTGATGTCACTCTTACACTGAACCTGTCACAGAAGGCTGAGCgaccgagagacagacagacagatagagagagagagagagagacagacagacagacagacagacagacagacagacagatagagagacagagagatagagagacagacagagacagagagacagagagagagagacagacagacagacaggggggggagggagagagacagacagagagacagagagagagagagagagagagagacagacagacagacagacagacagacagagagatagagagacagacagacagacagagagacagagagagagagagagacagacagacagacagacagacagagagagagacagagagacagacagagagagagagagagagagagagagagagacagacagacagacagagagagacagagacagacacacacacacacacacacacacacacacacacacacacacacacacacaaacagagagagagagagacagagagagagacagacagtctgtATGGTTGATCTGTTGGGACTTACTTGTCTCGGCAGGTGAGCTGGACTTCCTGCGGACAGGTGAGCTGCTGCGCGCGGCTCGCTTCTCACTCACTTCCGCCTCACCTGAGCCGCGGGGCGTCCCGCGCGCTGCCTTGacgtcacgcacacacacacgtcacacagaGTGCGGTGAGCCCCGCACAGGTGAGAGCAGCGCAGCCGCCGGTGGCTCGGTAAGCACGAGGCCGTCCCAGGTGAACCTCCAGCAACAGGAAGCGATTCAAGAGCGTTGCCAAGGCGACAGGCGGCGCGCGGGCAGCccggagggagggggggggcgaGGCCCGCGGACCCGAGGCGCGTCCGCGTGCTGTTGTTGTCATACAGCTGGGCGCGCTCCCGGCTGGGCGCGCTCCTGCAGCAGAGGTATGCGGCGTTGACGAGCTGCTGGGAAAGTCGGACATCCGGGACCTCCGGGTCCGCAGGTGCATTCACGTGCTGCTGGGGAATCAAACAACACAGGCGACCTGAGAAAACTTTATTCAAACAGTTAAGTCACGTGGTAAAAGTTTAAATAGGTTTCATCTGAAGAAGAGTTTCATGTTTAGAGCTGCAGAGGTTCACACTGAGGGCCCCCGGGGCCCCTGAGGCCCCTGAGGCCCCCCAGACCCCCGGGGCCCCTGAGGCCCCAGAGGCTCCCCAGGGCCGCGGCCCCACACTGAACCCCCTGAGCTGTGTGCTGCCCGTCGTCCTGAGGCGGGACGGCCTGAAGACAGAGGccggagcgtgtgtgtgtgtgtgtgtgtgtgtgagtgtgtgtgtggatgtgtgtggatgtgtgtgtgggggggtctGGGTCAGAGTGCTAACACGAGCTCTGTACCTTCTGTGAGCGCGCTGCCCCCTCCTGGTGGGGAGAGGTACGTCCTCTGTGCGCTGCCTTCAGGGACACTTTTAAACATAGACATATGAGCGTCTGTTTAtcccacactgcagcaggaacGTAAACACATCAGAATAGAAAAGTACTTTAGTGCTGGACTGGTTTCCCTGAGACTGGGtggcatgacacacacacacacacacacacacacacacacacacacacagcaggaacaCATTAGGAAGACAAATGGCAGCAGGCCTCAGATGTTTATCCTGCGACTATTTAAAGACGAGAGCGAGTGGAAAGTATTTCTGAGAGCCGTTTACCATCTTAATGTTTAACGTTACACAACATTATGTTTAATTATTTCACCATAATGTTCACTCCATGCCTTCATGCTGCCTTCTTTATGGTTATTAGCAGATGTTTCTCCCTCTGATTTCActccagcagcacacacacacacacacacacacacacacacacacgtcctgtCACTGATGCAAAGCAAATAATTCAATTATAATGTAAAGATGAATATGAGGGCAAACaataacacatgaaaacacgctgaggtcttcttcttcttcttatggttcttatcatcatcatgttcaGGATCGTTTCCAGATGTTTCCAGATGTTGTTTTCCTCCACATGCTGCATTCAGGGTCCACACCTGCAGTGATCTTGGTCTGACGAGGCTCGCTCATTTTTTATgtgattcattttcatatttctctTTATGTTGTGTCTTTGTTCTCTGTGAGGTTCGATGTCAATGAAGCAAAACGACGTTCCAGTCTCATTGAGACACACAGGTGGTCTCCcatgctgcgttcagggtccacatgctgcgttcagggtccacatgctgcgttcagggtcCATGTGCTGCGTTCAGGGTCCATGTGCTGTGTTCAGAGTCCacatgctgcgttcagggtACACGTGCTGCGCTCAGGGTgcaaatgctgcattcagggtCCATGTGTTGCGTTCAGGGTGCAGATACTATGTTCAGGGTCCATGTGTTGCGTTCAGGGTCCAGCTGCTGCATTTAGGGTCCAGATGCTGGGTTCAGGGTCCACATGCTGCATTCAGGGTCAAGCTGCTGCATTCAGGGTCCAGCTGCTGCATTCAGGGTCCagatgctgcgttcagggtccagatgctgcgttcagggtccagatgctgcgttcagggtcCAGGCTGTCAGAGCCACATGTTTTGTCACACAACATTATGTTTCATTACATCACCATGACGTTCACTCCATACCTCTTTACTGTTATTACCAGATGTTTCTGTCTGCTTTCCctccagcagcacacacacacgcacacacacacacacacacacacacacacacacacacatagtcacatCCTGTTACTGatgcaaaacaaataattaaattaaaactaaacgATGAATATGAGGGCAAacagcctttattgtcattgtacacgCCTTGCACAGCCAAATGTTGGCagacagactgcacacacacacacacacacacacacacacacacacacacacacacacacacacacacacacacacacacacacacacacagctggaggaaaTACTGCATTCTGAAAGTCCACCACACcacctctgacattttcatccTGTCCCGTCTTGtcatgatgaaaacacacacacacacacacacacacacacacacacacacacacacacacacacacacacgtctcgtTCTGTTTTTAGCTCATCGTCTCGTCTTCGTCttgaaaaaaaaggtcattgaCGTAAATATTTCGTCACCGTTAACGTTGATGCTTCAGCCGTGAgaagaaaacattaaacattcaAATATTTACAGGCAACACTTTGAATATCTTTTGAATACCGCACTGTCAGACTGAGGTGGGCGTGGCCATGTTCATTACTTTTTTCCctaattttctgtgtttttttctttaaaatgtttctcATCCTTGGCAGATTTGTGTAATCTTTGTTCTTCTTTCTCAGTAACTGTGTTGCAGGGTCccgctccctccgccagggaaaatagttcccagggaaacatttaGTTTACTGTAGTGAACGAGTCAAACAgatatttgaatatttcacccaaacgccacaaaatcaaataagaaaaattttcaaattttcttgcaattttgaattttgaatataTCATTACAATAATATTGTAAATACTTGACTA includes the following:
- the sh3yl1 gene encoding SH3 domain-containing YSC84-like protein 1, with protein sequence MNNPIPSNLKSEAKKAAKILREFTEISNRTGPDKLIPAHVIAKAQGLAIISVIKAGFMITARGGSGIVIARLADGRWSAPSAIGIAGLGGGFEIGVEVSDLVIILNQRRAIEAFTKGGNLTLGGNCTVAVGPMGR